The following coding sequences are from one Panicum hallii strain FIL2 chromosome 5, PHallii_v3.1, whole genome shotgun sequence window:
- the LOC112893919 gene encoding rapid alkalinization factor-like, which translates to MARSTLLVPLLLALLSLAAAAARAGDVPAGLGWELGVVGAAEDEEFGFPAGGDSVARRVLQGGSGYISYGALRRDNVPCSVRGASYYNCRPGAQGNPYSRGCSAIARCRG; encoded by the coding sequence ATGGCGAGATCGACGCTCCTGGTCCCGCTCCTCCTCGCGCTGCTgtcgctggcggcggcggcggcccgcgcGGGCGACGTGCCGGCGGGGCTGGGCTGGGAGCTCGGGGTGGTGGGCGCCGCGGAGGACGAGGAGTTCGGCTTCCCCGCCGGCGGCGACTCCGTCGCGCGCCGGGTGCTGCAGGGCGGGTCCGGGTACATCAGCTACGGCGCGCTGCGGAGGGACAACGTGCCGTGCTCCGTGCGGGGGGCGTCCTACTACAACTGCCGCCCCGGCGCCCAGGGCAACCCCTACTCGCGCGGCTGCTCCGCCATCGCCCGCTGCCGCGGCTGA